A window of the Rhodoferax sp. GW822-FHT02A01 genome harbors these coding sequences:
- a CDS encoding sugar phosphate isomerase/epimerase yields MQIALDPYMHRHLSLPDICKLTAELGYDAVELSPRSDFLDWWVMPRAHKQRITAFKKALKEYGVKLATLQPMYRWASPFEDERQWAVKCWKKAIEVSVEMGCETMISEFGRGASPERSVGEKPGANTKEMCEAAWWRSMEELTPIFEREGITLSVEPHPEDWVERLTPATDIVKVLNSPRVKLSYIAPHTFYYGEDMAAMIRDAAPVLHHVRVADTYNPMASSNLRYIVNPPGSNVRVHQHLDIGEGEINWDVFFGTLAEVKFDGILSACVFAWEERAEASSRFMRKEIQRYLDKHYGAAKPLTKNAKRKAS; encoded by the coding sequence ATGCAAATCGCCCTCGACCCGTACATGCACCGCCATCTGTCCCTGCCGGACATCTGCAAGCTCACTGCCGAGTTGGGCTATGACGCCGTGGAGCTGTCGCCCCGCTCTGACTTCCTGGACTGGTGGGTGATGCCTCGCGCGCACAAGCAGCGCATCACAGCGTTCAAAAAGGCACTGAAGGAATACGGCGTCAAGCTCGCCACATTGCAGCCCATGTACCGTTGGGCCAGTCCCTTCGAGGACGAACGCCAGTGGGCCGTCAAATGCTGGAAGAAGGCGATTGAGGTGTCCGTGGAAATGGGTTGCGAAACCATGATTTCCGAATTTGGCCGTGGTGCATCGCCCGAGCGTTCCGTGGGAGAGAAGCCGGGCGCCAACACCAAGGAGATGTGTGAGGCAGCGTGGTGGCGTTCCATGGAAGAACTCACGCCCATCTTTGAGCGTGAGGGCATTACCTTGTCAGTGGAGCCGCATCCGGAGGACTGGGTTGAACGCCTGACCCCGGCAACCGACATCGTCAAGGTGTTGAATTCACCGCGCGTCAAGCTGTCCTACATTGCGCCCCACACCTTTTATTACGGTGAAGACATGGCCGCGATGATTCGCGATGCAGCGCCCGTACTGCACCATGTACGCGTGGCTGATACCTACAACCCCATGGCATCGAGCAATCTGCGTTACATCGTCAATCCGCCCGGATCCAACGTGCGGGTGCACCAGCACCTGGACATTGGCGAGGGAGAAATCAACTGGGATGTGTTCTTTGGCACCTTGGCCGAAGTGAAGTTCGACGGCATCCTGTCTGCATGTGTTTTTGCCTGGGAAGAGCGCGCCGAGGCCTCATCGCGCTTTATGCGCAAGGAAATCCAGCGCTACCTCGACAAGCACTATGGGGCAGCCAAGCCGCTAACCAAAAACGCGAAGCGCAAGGCATCCTGA